The Candidatus Sysuiplasma acidicola genome includes the window ACCAGGAACGGAATGGCTGATACGCGGGCTGCCGCGCTGATGATACACGCTGTCGACAAACTCTGCCTTAAGAGCGAAATGGATTGCGGGCCCATGTGCAATTTGGCCGTCGAGGCAGAAACCGTCAGGATAAACGGTATCCGGACGGAGATGAGGGAAAAGAGACTCGTTCCCGGCACCGTTTACAGGTGAAATGCCTTACACCATTCATTCATCCTGGCCGGGGACCAGATGTTCCTTATAATGCTGAAAAATTTTATCATACTTACCGGCGGCAGCTGCAGTCCTCTCTTCCACCCATTTCTCCACATCTTCCTTTGACGTTTTTTTGAGGCATTCGTCACACCACCAACCCAGGATATACAGATTCTCGGTATGGAAGAACTTGCCTTTGGGATAATCGTCGTATTTCAGTTCGCCGCATCTCACGCATTTCTTGCGCACTTCAGTACCCAATGAGATACCCGACATGGAAGATTTGCGTGTGGTTATTAACCTTTGCTCAAACAGACACGGCACATACACTTTGAAAATACAATACAATATATACAATAATGAGTAATAAAAAGTTTTAAGCTTAAGACCATTATCTTATTTTTTGTCTGAGTGATATGGAAATTCTGGAGTATGATGTGATAATTCTCGGTTCCGGCCTCGGAGGGCTAACTACCGCGATTCATGCCAGCCTGAAGAGCAAGAAAAAGCTGAGGATTGCTATTGTTACCAAGCTGCATGCAATGAGGAGCCATTCCGTGTCCGCCGAGGGAGGCATTTCCGGCGTCCTCTATCCGGAAACTAACAAGGATTCCAAGGAACTCCATGCATATGACACCGTCAAGGGTTCAGACTACCTCGCCGATCAGGACGCCGTTGAATTGCTCGTGGAGAATGCGCCAAACGAAATAAGGTTCTACGACCACATAGGCGTTGCGTGGAATCGCAACGATGCAGGACAGATACAGCAGCGTCCTTTCGGTGGCATGAGCATTCCGAGAACTGCATTTGCCGCCGATAAAACAGGGTTCTTCATGATGAGGGCACTCTATGATGAAGTGACGGGTTTCGAAAATATCGAAGTCTTTCACGAACACTTCGCGACAAAGATCTTCCTTGACGGGCAGAGGTTTACCGGTCTGTTCGCAATTGACCTTTCGACGGGCGCCATGAAGCTTTTCAAAGGCAGTGCCTGTGTTATTGCCACCGGCGGTTTTTCCAGAATATACGGGTTCACCACAACATCCCATTCCAGTACCGGTGACGGGATAGCACTGGCATATCGTGCCGGGCTTCCGCTGAAGGACATGGAATTTGTTCAATTTCATCCGACGGGACTCGTCCCGAGCGGCATACTGATTACTGAGGCTGCCAGGGGAGAGGGTGGATATCTCAGGAACAACAAGAATGAGCGGTTCATGGAGAAGTATGCGAAGAGCAAGATGGAACTTGCTCCGAGGGACATAGTCTCAAGGGCAATAGTCACTGAGATCGGACAGGGTAACGGCTTCACGCATGAAGAAACGGGAATGAAATATGTTCACCTTGATCTCACTCATCTTGACGGAAGACTTCTCGATGAGCGCCTCCCTATGATAAAGGAGCTGTCAATCAAGATGCTGAACATAGATCCGCACAAGGAGCCCCTGCCGATAAGACCGGCAGCACACTTCACCATGGGCGGCATACACACGAACATAAAAGGCGAAGTTATGGCTGGAGCAACTGGCAAGCCTGCAGGCGGCATTTGGGCCGTGGGAGAGTGCGGCTGTGTGAGCGTGCACGGATCCAACAGGCTGGGAAGCAATTCGCTCAGTCAGTGCTCCGTATGGGGAAGATTTGCTGGAGAAGCTGTGCCGGGTTATGTAAACAGCATCGGAGGAAGAGCGGACGGTGCTGAAATCGTGCGCCAGGGAGAGGCGGAGGAGAAGAGGGTCAATGCGCTGCTCGAAGGCGGAGGATCCGTTAATCCGTACGAACTGCAGACGAAGCTGCAGAACACAATGGACGAACTCGTCTATGTGTACAGAAGGAGCGATGAACTGCAGAAAGCATCAGCCGCTATTAAGGAGATAAGAAAACAGTATGCAGACATACACGTTACAGACAGGGGAACGGCATACAACACAAACCTGAGGGATGCGCTGCAGGTCGAGAATCTGATAGACCTTGCCGAAGTTGTAGTTGAGGGTGCATTGAGAAGGAAGGAAAGCAGGGGTGCCCATGCAATGATAGAGTATCCGAAACGGGATGATGCCAACTGGCTGAAGCACACGATTGCATCCAGGGGTAAAAAGGGAGTCAAGATTGAATACATTCCTGTTACGCTCACGAGGTGGGAGCCGCAGGAGAGGGTGTACTGACATGGAAAAGAAAACGTATGATGCGCGCGGAAGCATCGGGAATCTCGGCAGGCTTACCGCTTTTGACAGAGAAGCGTTTTACCATCTGATTTCGTACAGGCTGCTCATAATCGCATCAACCATAACAGTCGTTCTGTTCATGCTGAGCCTCGGCTTACATTCGCTGGAAATGGCATGGAAGATAATGCTCGTAATTGTCTGGCTGCTGCTCACATCCCAGGTTTACGAATCTGCAAAGGCCTTTGTCCTTGTTGGGAGTGGAGGAATAGCGTTCGGGAAGTTGAATGAATCATATCTGAGTTCGATGAGAAGCGGCAGCAAGGATGCGGGTTTCATGGGCTACATTCCATACGTCGTGCTGCTGATCTGGGTCGTCGGCTTTTTCATCTTTGCGGCGGTGGTCCTCTGAAAAACGGGGTGGTGATTCAATGAAGAGATCATGGATTTCAATCGCAACGGTGTACGCACCGATGCTCGGCGTGCCTGTCCTGCTGTATCTCTACCTCATAGCGCTGCTGGCACATGCGGGTTCAGTCTCGAGGATCTTGCTGTCGCTGATCATGCTCGGCCTCATCATCTTCGGGATCATGGGATTCAGGGACGTGTTTCTTGAGAACGAAAAGCCTGCCCACTTCATTGAGCTTAAGGAAGGAGCGTCGGAGACCCATGTGCAGGAAGCGGCAGCCGGCGGCGAAGGACAGAAGTCTGTTGAGATTGTCGTGAAGCGATTCAACCCGTCTACCGGTTCACTCGACAGTCATACCTTCAGGACGAGGGTACATCACTTCTCAACGGTGCTCGACGCGCTGATTGATATCAAACAGGAGCAGGACAATACACTGTCAATGCGGTACAGCTGCAGAATGGGCATCTGCGGATCGTGTGCCATGGTCGTCAACGGAAAACCTGTGCTGGCATGCGAGACAAACATACTGCAGAACCTGAAGGAAGACAGGATTGAAGTGTCGCCGATGCTGGGACATCCGCTTCTCAGGGATCTGGTGACCGACTTTGACGATTTCTTCGCACGGCATAAGCGCATTAAGCCGCACATAGTCAGAAAAGATGAGGAGGAAAAGTATCTCGCCGACAAGGAATATCCTCAGTCGAAGGAGGAACTCAGCAAGTACCTGCCTTTCTCCTACTGCATCATGTGCGGCCTGTGTGTAGATGCCTGTCCGGTTGTCAACATCAATCCGCGCTTTATCGGCCCGCAGGCGCTGTCGCAGGTTCAGAGATACTATTCCGATTCCAGGGATGAGCTTGGCGCCGCGAGGCTGGACATGGTGGACAAGCTGGAGGACGTCTGGGACTGCGAGTTTGCAGGTGCGTGCTCGGTTGCCTGCCCGAAAGGGGTGGATCCTGCATTTGCAATACAGCTTCTGAAGTCTGAAATTGTCCGGAGAGATCTTACAGGAAAGTAGCGGACTTGAAACAGCATGAGAAGCACAGGCGCGCATGCACAGCCAGGAGCGTAAGCATTGAGACGAGTTCAGAGGCTTATGCGGTGACTGGAAGATGCGTGTTCCCTGGCTTCATCCAGCGACTTGAATGAGATGTTATCCGCAGGGCAGGAGAGATGCCTGACCGCTCCGTGGAGCATCCATCCCTCATAATTCTGGAACGACATGCCGCATTGACGGCACTCGAGCGTCACCATATTATCAATTGAGCAAAGGGCATCTAGGCTAATCATTCTTCCGTAACGATCTGTAGCACACCTGCCTCCGCGTGCTTCATCGAAGCAGCCTGCGTTCAATCGACGACAGTCTGCCGGTCTCCCGCCGGACCCATGCCTGTTCGGCAGCGAGCGCTTCGGCGGCGTCGCGAAGCTGTTCTGTAATTCGAGCGCTGCTGCTGCCTCCCCTGGACGATCTCATCTCTATCGCCTCGGAAGCGCCTGCAGGCAGGATGGTTCCCTGTTCCGAAAGCGTCTCCCTGAAACTCCTGCCGGAGTCGAGCGATGCTTTCACCGCCCTGCCTACTGTTTCATGAGCCTCCCTGAAGGGCATGCCCGCCCTCACCAGCATGTCCACGGCTTCCACCGAAAAGGAAAAATCGTCAGAAGCTGACAGGCGCAGCGCCTCGCTGTTGAATCTGACGCCCGTCAGCAGTGCGGAAACCATTGAAAGCATCGAGGATAGCGTATCAAATGATCTGAAAAGCGGTCTCTTTGTATGCTGCATATCGCTCGCGTAGCCCACGGGCAGGGATTTCAGTATGGACATCACTTCGAAAAGGGCGGAGAAGAGCGAAGAACTCTTCCCCCTGATGTGTTCTGCCATATCCGGATTCTTCTTGTGCGGCATTATGCTGCTGCCGGTGGAAAGAGAATCGGGCAGCTCGATGTAGGAGAATTCCGCACTGCTCCACAACACCATTTCCTCTGCAATCGAGCTGAGATGAAGTCCAAGCATGGCGTTCGCGAAGCATGCATCGATAACGAAATCCCTGTCGGATGTGGCATCCATTGAATTTGAAAAGGGCCTGCTGAAACCGAGCAGTTCCGCCGTGTAGCGAGTGTCAATCGGATGGCTTGTGCCTGCGATGGCTCCGGCGCCGAGGGGGGACACATCCATCCTGCGGCCGTTCCCCCTGAGCCTGTCGAAATCACGCTCAAAACGCCAGAAATGTGCGAGCATGTGATGGGACAGGAAGACAGGCTGTGCCCTCTGCAGGTGTGTGTACGACGGCATCGCCGTCCTGCGGTGCGCCCTTGCAACATTCAGCAGCGTCTTCTGCAGCGCGGCTACCATGCGTGCCGTCTCAGATGTCTGCTCCCTGACATAAAGACGCAGGTCCAGTGCAATCTGGTCGTTTCTGCTCCTCGCTGTGTGCAACTTCTGTCCGGCGACGGGTAGCATGGCTGTCAGGCGGCTTTCGACGGCCATGTGAACATCCTCCTCACCCTTCAGGAAAAGACCGGGGTCGGAAGCGTTCTCCCGGTATATCGCCGCAAGGCCGGTCTTTATTTCGGCGAACTCCTGAGGCGTGAGCAGGCGAGCGCGCCTGAGCCCGCCAGCATGAGCGATGCTGCCAACGATGTCGTGCTTGAACAGCTTGAAATCCTCGGGAGAGGATGAAAAATCCAGTGCGTCAGGATTGAGACTATCGCTGAACCTTCCGCTCCAGAGTTTCTTTTCTGACATCCGCCTTTTTCAACTCCCCGGCTGCCGTTCCCCTCATAGGGAGTCCTGCAATATAGATGAAACCTTCCGCAGCCTTCTGATCAAATGTGTCGCCCCTGCCGTATGTGGAGAGTCTCGACTCGTACTTCGAATATTCAGAAGAAGTGCCGGTGACCGTTGATTTTCCCTTGAACAGCATGACCTTCACTTCACCGGTAACATGCTCCTGCGTTTTGTCCAGAAATGACTCAATTGCGGTTCTGAGCTCGGTGAACCACATACCGTTATAGACGAGTTCGGAGAACTTCGCCTCCACGAGCGGCTTGAACAGATTGACTTCCCTTGACAGTACGAGACTCTCCAGCGCCCTGTGTGCCTGTAGTATTACCGTTGCAGCAGGGCACTCATAATTCTCCCTCGACTTGATGCCCACAAACCTGTCCTCGACATGATCTATTCTGCCGACGCCGTTCAGACCGGCAACGGCGGTGACCTCCCTTATCAGCCTCGACAGCTTCATCCTGCTGCCGTTGAGCGATACAGGCACGCCCTTTGAGAATCCTAAAGTGATTCGGGCCGGAGTGTCCGGCCAGAGATCCTGATGCGACGTCCATTCATATATTTCCTCCGGCGGTTCGACGGAGGGGTCTTCCAGCTCGCCTCCCTCGATGCTCCGACCCCAGAGATTCTCGTCTGTGCTGAATCTGGACGGCTGAGATTTCTTCAGCATGATGCCGTGCCTGGCTGCGTACTCAATCTCATCCTCCCTGTTCATGTTCCATTCACGGATTGGTGCTATGACCTTCAGAGAAGGGTCCATGGCGGCGAACGTGAATTCAAAACGCACCTGATCGTTGCCCTTCCCCGTGCAGCCGTGGGCTACATAATCCGCCCCGTACTTCTTCGCCACATCCGCTATCTTCGCCGCAATAAGGGGCCTTGCGAGCGCGGTGCTGAGAGGGTACTTGCCCTCATATAGCGCATTCGCTTTAATTGCCGGAGCAACGTAGTCTTCTGCGAATTCATCCTTAGCATCGATGACGGCCGCGTCGATGGCCCCGTTCGAAAGAGCTCTTTCTGCGCCTTCCTTCAGATCCTCCTTCTGGCCAACGTCCACAGATACAGTAATCACATCAACAGAGTACTTTTCTTTGATCCACCGTATAGCCACACTCGTATCCAGACCGCCCGAGTATGCCAGGACGGCGATTTTGCTTTCCTTTGATGACTTCAAATAATGCACCTTCAAGCGCATCCGCCGGACTGCTGTTAATTGTGATGTAAACTGTACGACTGAATCACGGCATAGAGTCTGAAAATAGACAAAAACAGTCTTCAGCTCACCAGACGGCTGAGAATATTGTATGCCCTGAGCACGTCGGACTCGCTGACAACGAACGTGGATTCGGTGTTACAGCTCACCACTTCAAGGCAGTTTATTCCTTCCTCCGCCAGTGCCGAAGAAAATCGAACGAGCACGCCAGGCGTCCCCACAATGGATTCCGGACTCTGGACCGTTATTTCACTCAGCCTGTGTATGATCTCAGTCACAAGATCCCTGTCGAGGATTGCGAGCGTTTCTTCAACCATCTCCTCGTCAAGAATTATCGTCAGCACCTTGCTCCCCTGCTGCACAGTAAACATGCTGTTGTTTCTAGACAGCGCATTCTGCTGTATGCGCTGGAGAGCCTGAAGCGTCCTGGGCTCGTTCCGTGCGGCAATAATGGAAACTTTTGACTTCATCCGCACGCGGCTGTTGCGGATGGTCGCCATTATATTCATTTCTCTGGCCTTGCGGTTGTGTAACTCCTGCTGAAAGCGCCTGCAGGCCACCATGACTGCCTCTTCGTTTTTAGCGCCTGTCTCCTCCATTATCTTTCTGGCGAGCGCAGAAAAATTAACAACATCGTATGACAGGCAGTCCATTATGCTTGGATGCTGACCTATGTAATCCCTGGTGATCTCCGCTGAAGTCTTCTCGGTCAAAGTGATATCGGGGCGTCGTATACCATTTTCAGTTAAAAAACTAACCTGAGCGCCCTGAACGTGATGTCATCACACAATCGGGCTTTTCCGCGTATCGCACTCACACACGCATCACTTGACCGTGGTCACGAAACTCTTTGTCATCGCAACGAAGGCGGCGATATCATCCTCCGTGACAACGAGCGGTGGCACCAGTCTGACCACCGAATCGTGTGCCACATTTACGAGGAAGCCCCTGCTGAACGCGAATTCCGCGAATTTTTTTGCGTATTCGGCATTCAGCTGCACACCAATCATCAGTCCTCTGCCGCGGACTGTTTCGAAAAATGGCCTGCCGGCGAACGATTCCGTAATACCCGATGTCAGCGCATCGCCCTTCCTCAAGACGCTGTCCATGAATCCGTCACTTTCGATAATATCCAGCGTAGCGAGTGCCGCCGCGGAAGCAAGCGGGTTTCCGCCGAAGGTCGAACCGTGGTCGCCGGCGTTGATGCGCTCCGCTGTTTGAGCGTTAAGAATGACAGCGCCGATTGGCACACCCCCGGCCAGGCCCTTTGCGACGGTGACTATGTCCGGTGAGCATTGCTTCTCCCACTGATGCGCAAACATCCTGCCGGTCCTTCCCATGCCCGTCTGAACTTCATCCATGATGAGAAGAGAACCATTTGCATGCACGGCTTCGCTTATTTCACTGAGGAAGCCTTCGGGCGGCACGACCACACCGCCTTCTCCCTGAATTGGTTCGATAATCACTGCGGCTACATCTCCGTCAAGTTTTGACCTGAGCGAGGATGCGGAGCCGTAATCGAAGAAATCCACATTTCCATAGATGAGCGGCTCGAAACCTTTCCAGTATTTCGGCTGTCCAGTGACAGACAGGGCCATAAGAGTTCTTCCGTGAAAAGAGTTGTGGGCTGCAATGAACTTCTTCCTGCCGGTGGCCTTGACCGCAAACTTCAGCGCAGCTTCATTCGCCTCCGCACCGCTGTTGCAGAAGAATGATTTCATCTGCCTTCCGCGGAAAACCTTCGCGAGTCTTGACGCGAGCTTCGCCTGGTTTTCCACTTCATAAAGATTGGATGTGTGTATGAGATTGCTCGCCTGGTTGCATATCGCCGCAACGAGCTTCGGATTGCCGTGACCGACGACGTTGACGGCGATGCCGCCGACAAAATCGACATACTCTTTACCTGAAGTGTCCCACAGTCTGGCGCCCTTTCCACGCACGAAGGAGACGTTCTGCCTTTTGTAAACGGACAAAAGGTCTCCGCCTTTCTGATGCTCTGTATGAGCCATTTCAAACCCGTATTTCTGTGCCATTCAGAATTCCCTCCCTGAAAAATGCAGACAGGCTGTCCGGCCTGCTGCCCATTATACAGACTCTTTCCACGCCAGACATCACTGCACTGCCCGCGGCATTGATCTTTGGCAACATCCCGTCGCGGATATCTCCGCTCGCGAGCAGAGGGCGTATATCTTCATAACGTATGCTTTTCAGCACATTGGCGTTGACAATTATGCCGGGCACATCCGTCATGAGCAGCAGCGTTGATGCACGGAGCGCCGAGGCTACGGACGAGGCAACTTCGTCAGCATTTACATTATACAGCGTGCCGGAACCGTCGGCACAGAGCGGATAAATGACCGGAACGGCCTTCATGTCGAATAGAGCATCCAGTATCTTTCTGTTGACGGAAACAATCTGCCCTACGAGCCCTAAATCTATACCGTCGTTCGAGCGCTCCCTGCGTCTGCATGTAACCATTCCGCCGGAAAACGCAGGAAGAGGAATGGCCGTAATGCCCAGTCTCGTAAGCGAAAGTGCAATCTCAGCGGACTTCTTTGAGAGAGACATCTGAACTGCTTCCAGCACATCCGGCGTCGTTATGCGGAGGCCGCCGGCTTTGGCCGTCTCAATCGACAGTCGTTTGCAGAGCTCGTCAATCTCTTTCCCGCCGCCGTTCACTATGACGATACGGCCACCCCGTGTCAGACCTTCTCCCACAGCCGTGGCAATTTCGTCGATGGCACTTGCTGATTGTATTGCGGCGCCGCCGAATTTTATGACGGTAACGTCATCATTCCTAAGTTGTGTATGCCGAGTTAATCCTGACATAACCATAACTCATATCACATCCCAGCGCTACAGCGCTGCCCTTTCCCTTGTGCAATTCGATTGTGAATTTCACTTCCCTCTTCCTCATCAGATTCGCGGCCCTTCCGGGTTTATCCGAAACTATGCCGGACGAAATCACAGGATATTTCCTGTCTTCGCCTATCGATACATCGAGTTTTGAAAAATCGATATCGCAACCCGAGCTGCCCAGTGCCGCGGCTACGCGGCCAACGTTGGGATCGCCGCCAAAGACCGCACACTTTACCAGATTTGATTTGACCACGGCTCTTGCGGCGAGTCTTGCCTGCTGCACATTTCTTGCACCGTTGACTTCTACCGTCAGCAGCTTCGTCTCTCCCTCGCCATCCATGGCAAGCATGCGCGCGAGCTGGTGCATGACATAACCAAAGGCTTCTTCGAACATCGGATCGTTGCGAATGGAGGGTCCGCCTGCAGAACCGTTGGACAGCACAAGCACAGAATCATTTGTGCTCTGATCTCCGTCGATGCAGACCATGTTTAATGTGTCCTCAATGTAACTGTCAAGACACTTCTGGAGATAGCGGCTGGAAACGGGAGCATCCGTTGTTACAAAGGTCAGAGTCGTTGCGTGAAGACCCTTCATATCCGGAGCAATCATTCCTGAACCTTTGGTCATGCCTCCTATTCTTATCCTGCGGCCATCGGAAAGTGTCTGTTCAACGGCAACCTCCTTTCTGGTTTTGTCAGTTGTCATTATGGCTTCTGCCGCCTTTGTGCCCGCGGAAAGAGAATCGGACAGAGAGGAAACGGCGTCCTTGATGCCTGCATAGACCTTCTTCATCGGAAGAAACTGGCCGATTACTCCTGTGGAGAAAACGGTCATTTTTCCGGCAGGGACGCCGAGAAGCTTTGCCGCATATGCGCCCATCTGCTTTGCGTCTCTAATCCCCCTCACGCCTGTCAGTGCATTGGCGTTTCCGCTGTTGATGACAGCGCCGTTGATTCTGCGCTTCCCGGCAGAAATAATGGAGGCAGTGACAAGGACAGGTGCAGCCTTGAGCCTGTTTGATGTGAACACAGCTGCGGTGTTGCAGACCTTTCCCGAGTAAATCAGGGCAATGTCGTTCTTTCCCGACTTTCTCAGCCCTCCTCTTCCCGCCGAGGCGGAAAAACCTGCCGGCGCGGTAACGCCGCCTTCTATTACTTTCAATTCTATCTACCCACGCCCGTCGGGCCTGCCAGAAGCCCTGATGTTTCCGGAAGGTTCAGCATGATGTTGGCGTTCTGGACGGCCTGCCCGCTGGCCCCTTTCATAAGATTATCAATGAAAACGAGAAGTATCGTCCCGTCCTGTGTGCTCCTGACGTCAATCACGCAATGGTTCGTGCCGCTGACCATGTTCAGGCTCCCTTCAATACCTGCACGTACGAACGGCGAATCCGAATAAAATGAAGCAAGCTTCTTTCCAACTTCGCCCGCGTCAGTGCCTGGAAGATATATCGTTTCTTCAATACCCCGTATGATCGGGACAAGATGCGGGACGAATGTAAGACTGACTTTCCTTCCCGCCGCCTCGTCAAGAAGGCCCCTTATCTCGGGCATGTGCCTGTGCCTGTTAACGTTATACGGCGCTATGTTTCCTGCGATCTCCGAATGGTGTGTGAACTGCGACGGCTCTTTTCCTGCGCCGGACGTGCCGCTCTTGGCATCTATGATAACTGGCCCCGAGATTAAGGACGCGATCGGAAGAAGCGAAAGCAGCGCTGCAGTTGGATAGCACCCTGGATTCGCGACTATGCTTGCTTCGGAAATCATGCGCCTGTTAATTTCAGGCAGCCCGTAAACGCTGTTCTCGAGATTGACCGCGTCGAGATGCTGCATTCCGTACGTCTGTTCAAAGAGCGAAGCAGGGTGCAGTCTGTAGTCCGGTCCGAGATCCACAACCCGTACGCCCGCTTCTATCAGTTTCGGGACTGTCTTCATGGACGCACCTGCGGGCATGCACAGGAAAGCCACATCCATTCCGTCCGCCTCGCCGAAGTCCTCCCTGCCGGAAACTACAACCTCACTGTTGAGCCACGGATAGATGCTACGGATTTTTTTGCCCGCCATGCTCGCCGATTGTGCAAACGACAATTCGAGACCAGGATGGCCGGCGATAATGCGCAGTAGCTCGTTTCCCGTATAACCGCCGATACCGAACACGCCGGCTCTTCTGGCTTCAGATATGTGCATTTATATGCGCAGATAAAAACGTGGACATATTCCCTCTGTCCGATTCTATACATTATCCTGTTGCAAATGTCTCTGCCGTGACAACACGAATTGGAGCGCTCTGGGGGGACCTGTGCCACACAACGAAATGCGAACAGCTTAAATTGCCGCCCGGGATTTGATCGGCATGGCCAAATGGCTGTTCAAGGAAGAACCCTCAAATTACAGTTTTGAGCATCTGGAGATGGACGGGACGGCAACCTGGGACGGGGTGCGAAATAACACGGCTCTCAGGAATCTGAGCCTCGTGAAGAAGGGTGATGAAATCATCTATTACCACACGGGTGATGAGAAAGCCGCTGCTGGGCTCGCCGAATCGACATCCGATGCCTTCAGAGATGACGAAGGATTCTGGGTTGTCAGAATAAGACCGG containing:
- the argC gene encoding N-acetyl-gamma-glutamyl-phosphate reductase, producing MHISEARRAGVFGIGGYTGNELLRIIAGHPGLELSFAQSASMAGKKIRSIYPWLNSEVVVSGREDFGEADGMDVAFLCMPAGASMKTVPKLIEAGVRVVDLGPDYRLHPASLFEQTYGMQHLDAVNLENSVYGLPEINRRMISEASIVANPGCYPTAALLSLLPIASLISGPVIIDAKSGTSGAGKEPSQFTHHSEIAGNIAPYNVNRHRHMPEIRGLLDEAAGRKVSLTFVPHLVPIIRGIEETIYLPGTDAGEVGKKLASFYSDSPFVRAGIEGSLNMVSGTNHCVIDVRSTQDGTILLVFIDNLMKGASGQAVQNANIMLNLPETSGLLAGPTGVGR
- a CDS encoding EVE domain-containing protein, whose amino-acid sequence is MAKWLFKEEPSNYSFEHLEMDGTATWDGVRNNTALRNLSLVKKGDEIIYYHTGDEKAAAGLAESTSDAFRDDEGFWVVRIRPVNKFRKSVSLRLIKDAGQFSASPLVRLPRVSVLPVDDKLWNFIIEHSK